The Prosthecobacter fusiformis region GCCACGGATCTGCGGGATGATGAAAAGGCACTCGCTTTCCTCAAGGAGCATAACCTGGAAGAGGGCAAGTTTCTCTGCTGCATCGGTCGCATGCGCAACACGCCGTATTGGAAGATGAAGCCCGGCCACAAATTTGACGAGGCCAAGCACAAACGCAACGAAGCCATGAAGGAGCACGATCTGGCCCCTCTGCGTCAGGCCATTATCGAAGTGGTGAAGCAAACGGACATGAAGGTCCTGCTATGCCCCGAAGACTCCAGCCAGATGGAGATCAACAAAGAGAACTTTTATGACAAGCTGCCGGAAGACGTGAAGGCGAAGGTGGTCTGGAAATCCACTTACTGGCTCACCGGTGAAGCCCTGAGTACGTATGTGCGCAGCGCGGGGCTCTTTGGCGCGGAAATGCACAGCCCCATCATGTGCATCGGCAATGGCATCCCCGCCATCGTCTGCCGCTGGACGGAGCAAACGAGCAAGGGCCTCATGTGGCGCGACATCGGCCTGGGTGAGTGGCTTTTCAATATGGATGAGGAGTCTGAAATCCCCGGCATCGTCCCCGCCGTGGTGGCCATGGCCAAGGACCCTGCTGCTGCCAAAGCCAAGGCGCTGAAGGGGCAGGCCGTGGTGCATGAGCGGCAGCGGCTGACGATGGAAATCGTGGGCAAGAGTGCTCAGGCTGCTGTGGGCTGATCTCAGTAGCGCAGCGTCATTCGGGAGTGGGAATTGTTGAGTTCCGGCTTTCCGAGTGGCTGCGATGGTAAGTGTGCTGGAGTGCGTAGCGAGGGGCAAGGCATCAGTCCTTGCCTCCGTTGCGCGGTAAGCCTAAAACGGGAATTGGAAGGATCCTTCTCATATGCGAAGCCGCCCGAGAGGAGCGCGAAGACCCTCTCCGCCAGCC contains the following coding sequences:
- a CDS encoding polysaccharide pyruvyl transferase family protein — protein: MNRRHFLTTSLAAVLAPIAAQEGRVPRIILRSSWQTVNIGDIAHTPGVLALLEKHLPHVEVRLWPSKVDNGVDEMLMKRFPKLIILKKEDLKQAFEECDFLLHGSGPSLVAQNDVVKWSKATGKPYGVYGITVSAQSSTVSNAGAPTTIEVLNGAKFAFFRDSVSLEGVKANGCTCPIMEFGPDGAFATDLRDDEKALAFLKEHNLEEGKFLCCIGRMRNTPYWKMKPGHKFDEAKHKRNEAMKEHDLAPLRQAIIEVVKQTDMKVLLCPEDSSQMEINKENFYDKLPEDVKAKVVWKSTYWLTGEALSTYVRSAGLFGAEMHSPIMCIGNGIPAIVCRWTEQTSKGLMWRDIGLGEWLFNMDEESEIPGIVPAVVAMAKDPAAAKAKALKGQAVVHERQRLTMEIVGKSAQAAVG